The following coding sequences are from one Arcobacter nitrofigilis DSM 7299 window:
- a CDS encoding AMP-dependent synthetase/ligase, with product MNPYRFSTYNEMFDYLTTTYDNPTLLNFINANNKYESISALQFKEKVICLCAALQNLGIKKGTMVAIFSKSSPFWLIFDFALQQLGAVSVPIFANISTKNLNFELKDSKCKYIFIDDINRINDIKEEIIFITHNFCIKEKNYYNLDEIIVMGKEICNRLEYVEHKPKEDDIFSIVYTSGNTGDPKGVILSHKNIISQVKDINELIQLDKKEVILSILPLAHIFERAVMSYYISRGVSIYFIDDITNVATLMKTVRPTMMTVVPRLLEKIYYKIKTNISDKPFFSKLIASFAFHYALKENINKDSILFKLFNKLVYSKFREIFGGRIKWLVSGGAPLEKNIYQFFLNIEVPLYQGYGMTEFSPVISTNYPGANRVGTSGKAMPTAEVKIENDELLVKGPSLMKGYLNNEELTKKTIDEKGWLHTGDVASIDEDGYIYIQSRKKDIFKTSTGEYVNAIPIEQELSKNKYIEFAVLISSNRKYTTALLFVDHERYTQHEKSSNLTIDEYFNQSRIQKSIQNHIDRLNKKVNKWEMIIKYKLITKQATIEGGELTPSMKVCREAIENKYKEEIQSMY from the coding sequence ATGAATCCATATAGATTTTCTACTTACAATGAAATGTTTGATTATCTAACAACTACTTATGATAATCCTACTTTACTAAACTTCATAAATGCTAATAATAAATATGAATCAATATCTGCATTGCAATTCAAAGAAAAAGTAATTTGCTTATGTGCTGCTTTACAAAACTTGGGTATAAAAAAAGGCACAATGGTTGCTATTTTTTCAAAATCATCTCCTTTTTGGTTAATCTTTGATTTTGCACTTCAACAGCTAGGAGCAGTATCTGTCCCAATATTTGCAAACATCTCAACAAAAAATTTAAATTTTGAATTAAAAGATTCAAAATGTAAATATATCTTTATAGATGATATAAATAGAATAAATGACATAAAAGAAGAGATTATTTTCATCACCCATAATTTTTGTATAAAAGAAAAAAACTACTACAACTTAGATGAAATAATAGTTATGGGAAAAGAGATTTGTAATAGACTTGAATATGTAGAGCATAAACCAAAAGAAGATGATATTTTTTCTATTGTTTATACAAGTGGAAATACAGGTGATCCAAAGGGTGTTATTCTAAGTCATAAAAATATAATTTCCCAAGTAAAAGATATAAATGAGTTAATTCAATTGGATAAAAAAGAAGTTATTTTATCTATACTTCCCCTTGCTCATATTTTTGAAAGAGCTGTTATGAGTTATTATATTTCAAGGGGTGTTTCTATTTACTTTATAGATGATATTACAAATGTAGCAACGTTGATGAAAACAGTCCGTCCAACAATGATGACCGTAGTGCCAAGACTTTTAGAAAAAATATATTACAAAATAAAAACAAATATATCTGACAAACCCTTTTTTAGTAAACTAATTGCTTCTTTTGCTTTTCACTATGCACTAAAAGAGAATATAAATAAAGACTCAATCTTATTTAAACTATTTAATAAACTTGTTTATTCAAAATTTAGAGAAATATTTGGTGGAAGAATCAAGTGGTTAGTCTCAGGAGGTGCTCCTTTAGAAAAAAATATCTATCAATTTTTCTTAAATATTGAAGTTCCACTATATCAAGGATATGGTATGACTGAGTTTTCCCCAGTTATTTCTACAAATTATCCTGGGGCAAATCGTGTGGGAACATCAGGTAAAGCAATGCCAACGGCAGAAGTTAAGATTGAAAATGATGAACTTCTAGTAAAAGGTCCTTCTTTGATGAAAGGATATTTAAATAATGAAGAACTAACTAAAAAAACTATTGATGAAAAGGGTTGGCTTCATACAGGAGATGTTGCTTCAATTGATGAAGATGGATATATTTATATTCAAAGTAGAAAAAAAGATATATTTAAAACCTCTACAGGAGAGTATGTAAATGCAATTCCAATTGAACAAGAACTTTCTAAAAATAAATATATAGAGTTTGCAGTTTTAATATCAAGTAATAGAAAATATACTACAGCCTTACTCTTTGTTGACCACGAGCGATATACTCAACATGAAAAATCAAGTAACTTAACTATAGATGAGTATTTTAACCAAAGTAGAATTCAAAAATCTATACAAAACCATATAGATAGATTAAACAAAAAAGTAAATAAATGGGAAATGATTATAAAATATAAACTAATAACAAAACAAGCCACAATAGAAGGTGGAGAATTAACCCCTTCTATGAAAGTTTGTAGAGAAGCAATTGAAAATAAATATAAAGAAGAAATTCAAAGTATGTATTAG
- a CDS encoding bifunctional aconitate hydratase 2/2-methylisocitrate dehydratase yields MSLIADYKAHTQERLNEGGLPPLALTADQTAQLVELLKANTVEDSDYALDMFKNKINPGVDDAAYVKAAFLNDLVQGKAACPVISKLEAIEILGTMMGGFNVLPLIEALKVEETAAEAAKQLKNTILVYDSFNDVKDLADAGNKYAKEIIESWANGEWFTNKPALEEEITLTVYKIPGETNTDDLSPATVAFTRADIPLHATAMLQSRMEKPLEKMVELKEKGYPLAYVGDVVGTGSSRKSGINSVQWHMGRDIPGVPNKRTGGVVIGSIIAPIFFNTAEDSGCLPIQADVDALETGDVITVKPYAGQILKDGKVVSEFTLSPNTLTDEMRAGGRIPLIIGKGLTAKAREALGLKASDLFITASQPAASTNGYTQAQKMVGRACGVEGVKPGMYVEPICTTVGSQDTTGPMTRDEIKELAALSFGADMVMQSFCHTAAYPKPSDINLQHTLPEFITSRAGVTLRPGDGVIHSWLNRLCLPDTVGTGGDSHTRFPIGISFPAGSGLVAFAGVTGMMPLTMPESVHVKFTGELQPGITLRDLVNAIPYQAIKDGLLTVEKKGKKNIFAGNVIEISGLPQLKVEQAFELSDAAAERSAAACSIQLDKEPIIEYLSSNIALIEKMIEEGYQDARTLQRRADKMKEWIANPELITPDADAEYLATIEINLNEITEPLLACPNDPDDVDTLSNILADPKRPTEKIDEVFVGSCMTNIGLFRALGEVLKGEGPVPAKLWVAPPTKMDQQQLTEEGYYSIFGAAGARLEIPGCSLCMGNQANVGQGAVVFSTSTRNFDNRLGKDSKVYLGSAEVAALAALLGRLPTKEEYLNMVPKKITPEKRDDIYKYLNFHLLSGDELTNLVHS; encoded by the coding sequence ATGAGTTTAATCGCTGATTATAAAGCACATACGCAAGAGAGACTTAATGAAGGTGGTCTTCCTCCATTGGCATTGACTGCTGATCAAACGGCACAATTGGTTGAACTATTAAAAGCAAATACTGTAGAAGATTCAGATTACGCATTAGATATGTTTAAAAATAAAATTAACCCAGGTGTAGATGATGCTGCATACGTAAAAGCTGCATTCTTAAATGATCTAGTACAAGGTAAAGCTGCATGTCCTGTGATTTCTAAGCTTGAAGCAATTGAGATTTTAGGGACAATGATGGGTGGATTTAATGTACTTCCATTAATTGAAGCATTAAAAGTAGAAGAAACTGCAGCAGAAGCAGCAAAACAATTAAAAAATACAATTTTAGTATATGATTCATTTAATGATGTAAAAGATTTAGCAGATGCTGGAAACAAATATGCTAAAGAGATTATTGAATCATGGGCAAATGGTGAATGGTTTACAAACAAACCAGCACTAGAAGAAGAAATTACTTTAACAGTTTATAAAATTCCTGGTGAAACAAATACAGATGATTTATCTCCTGCAACTGTAGCATTTACAAGAGCAGATATTCCATTACATGCAACAGCTATGTTGCAATCAAGAATGGAAAAACCATTAGAAAAAATGGTTGAACTTAAAGAAAAAGGTTACCCTTTAGCATACGTTGGTGATGTTGTTGGAACTGGAAGTTCTAGAAAATCAGGTATTAACTCAGTTCAATGGCATATGGGTAGAGATATTCCAGGTGTTCCTAATAAAAGAACTGGTGGGGTTGTTATTGGTTCTATTATTGCTCCTATTTTCTTCAATACAGCAGAAGATTCAGGATGTTTACCAATTCAAGCAGATGTTGATGCTTTAGAAACTGGTGATGTTATTACTGTAAAACCTTATGCTGGACAAATTTTAAAAGATGGAAAAGTTGTTTCTGAATTTACTTTATCTCCAAATACATTAACAGATGAAATGAGAGCAGGTGGAAGAATTCCATTAATTATTGGAAAAGGATTAACTGCAAAAGCTAGAGAAGCTTTAGGTTTAAAAGCATCTGATTTATTTATTACTGCATCTCAACCAGCTGCAAGTACAAATGGATATACTCAAGCTCAAAAAATGGTAGGAAGAGCGTGTGGTGTTGAGGGTGTTAAACCTGGTATGTATGTTGAACCTATCTGTACAACTGTTGGATCACAAGATACTACAGGACCTATGACTAGAGATGAGATTAAAGAACTTGCTGCACTGTCTTTTGGTGCTGATATGGTTATGCAATCATTCTGTCATACTGCTGCTTATCCAAAGCCATCAGATATTAACTTACAACATACGCTTCCTGAATTTATTACTTCAAGAGCAGGTGTTACTTTAAGACCAGGTGATGGTGTTATTCACTCTTGGTTAAATAGACTATGTTTACCAGATACTGTTGGTACTGGTGGAGATTCTCATACTAGATTCCCTATTGGTATTTCATTTCCTGCTGGTTCTGGTCTTGTTGCATTTGCAGGGGTTACAGGTATGATGCCTTTAACTATGCCTGAATCTGTACATGTTAAATTTACTGGTGAATTACAACCAGGAATTACATTAAGAGATTTAGTTAATGCTATCCCTTACCAAGCTATTAAAGATGGTTTATTAACAGTTGAGAAAAAAGGTAAGAAAAATATTTTTGCAGGTAATGTAATCGAAATTTCTGGTCTTCCACAACTTAAAGTTGAGCAAGCATTTGAGCTTTCAGATGCAGCCGCAGAAAGAAGTGCAGCAGCTTGTTCTATTCAATTGGATAAAGAACCAATTATTGAGTACTTATCTTCAAATATCGCTTTAATTGAAAAAATGATTGAAGAAGGTTACCAAGATGCTAGAACTTTACAAAGAAGAGCTGATAAAATGAAAGAATGGATTGCTAATCCAGAATTAATCACTCCAGATGCAGATGCAGAGTATTTAGCAACTATTGAAATCAATTTAAATGAAATCACTGAACCATTATTAGCTTGTCCTAATGATCCAGATGATGTTGATACATTATCAAATATTTTAGCTGATCCAAAAAGACCAACTGAAAAAATCGATGAAGTATTTGTTGGTTCTTGTATGACAAATATTGGATTATTCAGAGCTTTAGGTGAAGTTCTTAAAGGTGAAGGTCCAGTTCCTGCAAAACTTTGGGTTGCACCACCAACAAAAATGGATCAACAACAATTAACAGAAGAGGGTTATTACTCAATCTTTGGAGCAGCTGGTGCTAGACTTGAGATACCAGGATGTTCATTATGTATGGGTAATCAAGCAAATGTTGGTCAAGGTGCAGTTGTATTTAGTACATCTACAAGAAACTTTGATAACAGACTTGGAAAAGACTCTAAAGTTTATTTAGGTTCTGCAGAAGTTGCAGCATTAGCAGCACTTTTAGGAAGACTTCCAACTAAAGAAGAATACTTAAATATGGTACCTAAAAAAATCACTCCTGAAAAAAGAGATGATATTTATAAATATTTAAATTTCCACTTATTATCAGGTGATGAGTTAACTAACTTAGTTCACTCTTAA
- a CDS encoding HAD-IIA family hydrolase, with product MYDALKNITFIIFDLDGVFYRENQSLEGTKEIIDYLNEENIEYCFFTNNSNYKIHRYKEKLLTCGIEVSEKNIFTTTKLIEHYLFENNLDNIYVLGSKQLQDTLYDKYTQNSINPNIVILGMENNITLKDISNTINLIDKDTQIIAANPDKLIPVKDGFELECGVLIDIIEEYTKKMVQVIGKPSPYGFDTILSKFDKQKSETLMIGDTFETDILGAKNANIYAGWINSGNKLPYNTLDFDFMSFKSLIELKEKIKEAKR from the coding sequence ATGTACGATGCTTTAAAAAATATTACTTTTATTATATTTGATTTAGATGGTGTTTTTTATAGAGAAAACCAAAGTTTAGAGGGAACAAAAGAGATAATTGATTATCTAAATGAAGAAAATATTGAATACTGTTTTTTTACTAATAATTCTAATTATAAAATTCATAGATATAAAGAGAAACTTTTAACTTGTGGTATAGAAGTAAGTGAAAAAAATATTTTCACAACTACAAAATTAATTGAACACTATTTATTTGAAAACAATTTAGACAATATTTATGTTCTAGGAAGTAAACAATTACAAGATACTTTATATGATAAATATACACAAAATAGTATAAATCCCAATATAGTAATACTTGGAATGGAAAATAATATTACACTAAAAGATATTTCAAATACTATTAATTTAATAGACAAAGATACCCAAATAATAGCAGCAAATCCTGATAAATTAATTCCTGTAAAAGATGGTTTTGAATTAGAATGTGGAGTTTTGATTGATATAATTGAAGAATATACTAAAAAAATGGTTCAAGTTATAGGAAAACCAAGCCCTTATGGTTTTGATACTATATTATCAAAATTTGATAAACAAAAAAGCGAAACTCTTATGATTGGTGATACTTTTGAAACTGATATTTTAGGGGCAAAAAATGCAAACATTTATGCAGGATGGATAAATTCAGGTAATAAATTACCATACAATACACTTGATTTTGATTTTATGAGTTTTAAGTCTTTGATAGAATTGAAAGAGAAAATAAAAGAAGCAAAGAGGTAA
- a CDS encoding carbohydrate ABC transporter permease, which produces MKLLQKIATYLLALIWILPLFYTFWAAFHSEKYSANFDIFAPLSIQSFYDAWNQAPFLHYLINTFTLVTIILIGQMILCTLAAYAFAKFDFYGKSVAFFLVLMQLMIMPENLILENYKTISYLNLVDTTWGMAIPYIASAFGIFLLRQTFKTIPTELDEAAKMEGCSQLGILFRVYIPLSKSTYLAYALVSVSYHWNNFLWPLIIANSNNVKPLTVGLAIFAAPESGVQWSTISAATLISVAPLLLAFLIFQKQFVNSFLHTGIK; this is translated from the coding sequence ATGAAATTATTACAAAAAATAGCAACTTATCTATTAGCACTTATATGGATACTTCCATTATTTTATACATTTTGGGCTGCTTTTCACAGTGAAAAGTACTCTGCAAATTTTGATATATTTGCACCATTGAGTATTCAAAGTTTTTATGACGCTTGGAATCAGGCTCCATTTTTACACTATTTGATAAATACATTTACTTTAGTTACAATTATATTAATAGGTCAAATGATATTATGTACCCTTGCTGCATATGCTTTTGCAAAGTTTGATTTTTATGGTAAAAGTGTTGCTTTTTTTCTAGTATTGATGCAACTAATGATTATGCCAGAAAACTTGATTTTAGAAAATTATAAAACTATTTCATATTTAAATTTAGTAGATACAACATGGGGAATGGCAATACCATATATTGCATCAGCATTTGGAATATTTCTTTTAAGACAAACATTTAAAACTATACCAACTGAACTTGATGAAGCCGCTAAAATGGAAGGTTGTTCTCAACTTGGTATTTTGTTTAGAGTTTATATTCCACTTTCAAAATCTACATATTTAGCTTATGCTTTAGTATCTGTTTCATATCATTGGAATAATTTTTTATGGCCACTTATTATTGCAAATTCAAACAATGTAAAACCATTAACTGTGGGACTTGCAATTTTTGCAGCTCCAGAATCTGGAGTTCAGTGGTCTACAATATCAGCAGCAACTTTAATATCTGTGGCACCTTTATTATTAGCATTCTTGATTTTTCAAAAACAGTTTGTTAATTCATTTTTACATACAGGAATAAAATAA
- a CDS encoding carbohydrate ABC transporter permease → MRHVYGWLLLLPGFILIVAFTHYPTVTTFINSFFSNQTVLKPKRFIGLDNYEYMLHDPIFMQTLKNTLYFSLTTVPLSIMIALAMAIFVQEKIKARSIVRLAYFTPTILPMVAVANIWLFFYAPEIGLINQVLHYFGFNEYNFLGDRDLVLGSTIVMTVWKEAGFFMIFYLAALQGIPKELYEAAKIEGSSPWTTFTKVTFPLLMPTTFFVMINALINSFKMIDHLFILTKGGPDNASNLLLYYIYDVAFSFFDYSYAATLTMVLLTILIIISLIQFGLIEKKIHYK, encoded by the coding sequence ATGAGACATGTTTACGGTTGGTTATTGTTATTACCTGGATTTATTTTAATTGTTGCATTTACTCATTATCCAACTGTAACTACATTTATTAACTCATTTTTTTCTAATCAAACAGTACTCAAGCCCAAAAGATTTATTGGGCTTGATAACTATGAATATATGCTCCACGACCCAATATTTATGCAAACACTAAAAAATACACTTTATTTTTCACTAACAACAGTTCCTCTATCAATCATGATAGCTTTAGCAATGGCAATTTTTGTTCAAGAAAAAATAAAAGCTAGATCAATTGTAAGACTTGCATATTTTACACCTACAATTTTACCTATGGTTGCAGTTGCAAATATTTGGCTGTTTTTCTATGCCCCTGAAATTGGTTTAATAAATCAAGTTCTTCACTACTTTGGATTTAATGAATACAATTTTTTAGGAGATAGAGATTTAGTTTTAGGTTCAACTATAGTTATGACTGTATGGAAAGAAGCTGGATTTTTTATGATATTTTATCTAGCAGCACTACAAGGTATACCAAAAGAGTTATATGAAGCTGCAAAAATAGAAGGCTCATCGCCTTGGACGACATTTACAAAAGTAACTTTTCCTCTTTTGATGCCTACAACATTTTTTGTTATGATTAATGCTTTAATCAACTCATTTAAGATGATTGACCATCTATTTATACTTACAAAAGGTGGACCAGATAATGCATCAAATTTATTGTTATACTATATATATGATGTTGCCTTTTCATTTTTTGATTATTCCTATGCAGCCACACTTACAATGGTATTGCTAACAATATTAATAATCATCTCTTTAATTCAATTTGGATTAATTGAGAAAAAAATTCACTACAAGTAG
- a CDS encoding ABC transporter substrate-binding protein, translating to MLKLIKKVAIYSVIAASLLTSANADKTKLTMYYPVSVGGPLTKIVDSMVYDFEKQNPDIDVKAIYAGNYNDARIKSLAALKAGEPAQLAVMFSIDVYDLIEQNAIVSFSDLAKSQEDKKWLKSFYPALMENGTTLGKVWGIPFQRSTIVMYYNKDAFKKAGLDPNKPPKNWDEMVSMGKKLTNDKQWGLMIPSTGYPYWMFGALAKQNGEVLMNGEGTKTYFNNPKVIEALQYWKDLSSKYKIMPEGTIEWGTLRKNFLSGKTAMMWHSTGNLTAVKKNATFDFGVAMLPAKEMRGTPTGGGNFYIFKNTTAKQKEASLKLIKFMTSPENSAKWSIGTGYIGISKAAYETPALKKYVEEFPPAKVARDQLDFATAELSTYQTGRVRKILDDSIQAVLTDKKSAKDALNDAQNQANRLLRDYK from the coding sequence ATGTTAAAACTTATAAAAAAAGTTGCTATATATAGTGTCATAGCTGCAAGTTTGCTAACAAGTGCGAATGCAGATAAAACAAAACTAACAATGTATTATCCTGTATCAGTAGGTGGTCCATTGACAAAAATAGTTGACTCTATGGTTTATGATTTTGAAAAACAAAATCCAGATATTGATGTAAAAGCAATATATGCTGGTAATTATAATGATGCAAGAATTAAATCACTTGCAGCCCTAAAAGCTGGAGAACCTGCCCAATTAGCCGTAATGTTCTCTATTGATGTTTACGACTTAATTGAGCAAAATGCCATTGTATCTTTCTCTGACCTTGCAAAATCCCAAGAAGATAAAAAATGGCTAAAAAGTTTTTATCCAGCTTTAATGGAAAATGGTACAACTTTAGGGAAAGTTTGGGGTATCCCTTTTCAACGTTCTACCATTGTAATGTATTATAACAAAGATGCATTTAAAAAAGCAGGTTTAGATCCAAACAAACCACCAAAAAATTGGGATGAAATGGTTTCAATGGGTAAAAAACTTACAAATGATAAACAATGGGGATTAATGATTCCTTCAACTGGTTATCCATATTGGATGTTTGGAGCACTTGCTAAACAAAATGGTGAAGTCCTTATGAATGGGGAAGGAACAAAAACTTATTTCAATAATCCAAAAGTTATTGAGGCCTTACAATACTGGAAAGATTTATCAAGCAAATATAAAATTATGCCAGAAGGTACAATTGAATGGGGAACACTTAGAAAAAATTTCTTAAGTGGTAAGACTGCTATGATGTGGCATTCAACTGGTAATTTAACAGCTGTTAAGAAAAATGCAACTTTTGACTTTGGTGTTGCTATGCTACCAGCAAAAGAGATGAGAGGAACTCCAACAGGTGGTGGAAACTTTTATATTTTTAAAAATACTACAGCAAAACAAAAAGAGGCTTCTTTAAAATTAATCAAATTTATGACTAGCCCAGAAAACTCTGCGAAATGGTCAATTGGTACGGGATATATTGGTATTTCAAAAGCTGCTTATGAAACACCTGCTCTTAAAAAATATGTAGAAGAGTTTCCTCCTGCAAAAGTTGCAAGAGATCAATTAGACTTTGCAACAGCAGAATTATCAACTTATCAAACAGGAAGAGTTAGAAAAATATTAGATGACTCTATTCAAGCTGTATTAACAGATAAAAAAAGTGCTAAAGATGCATTAAATGATGCTCAAAACCAAGCAAATAGATTATTAAGAGATTATAAATAA
- a CDS encoding ABC transporter ATP-binding protein — protein sequence MSSIQLKNITKKYEDKVIIENLNFTIKEESFTVLLGPSGCGKSTTLRMIAGLEEITSGEILIDGKDVSKLQSSKRGISMVFQSYALFPHLNVKENILFGLKVRKVSKQTQEKRLKKVVKLVGLEGLLENKPSQLSGGQKQRVALARAFVAKNKICLMDEPLSNLDAKLRNEMRIEIKKLQQQLKMTVLYVTHDQTEAMSMADHIILLNKGEIEQQGTPQELYENVASTFVGKFIGTPPMNIIKVKIEGTKIFIDDQEFKSTYSNRISNKTNFFGIRPEDIFFVKEKEGIEAKVIFQDYHGSDTILGIQTLKNDLEKPILVRSDKKNNYQMGDRVWVNWHESKINFFDSFGERREILS from the coding sequence ATGTCATCAATACAATTAAAAAATATAACAAAAAAATATGAAGATAAAGTAATTATAGAGAATTTAAACTTTACAATTAAAGAGGAGAGTTTTACAGTTTTATTAGGTCCATCAGGTTGTGGTAAATCTACAACTCTAAGAATGATTGCAGGACTTGAAGAAATCACTTCAGGTGAAATACTAATAGATGGTAAAGATGTATCAAAATTGCAATCTTCAAAAAGAGGTATCTCAATGGTATTTCAATCTTATGCCTTATTTCCTCACTTAAATGTTAAAGAAAATATTCTTTTTGGACTAAAGGTAAGAAAAGTATCTAAGCAAACCCAAGAGAAAAGACTAAAAAAAGTAGTAAAACTCGTAGGTCTTGAAGGATTATTGGAAAATAAACCCTCTCAATTATCAGGTGGTCAAAAACAACGAGTTGCATTAGCTCGTGCTTTTGTAGCAAAAAATAAAATATGCCTTATGGATGAGCCCTTATCAAATCTTGATGCAAAACTAAGAAATGAGATGAGAATAGAGATAAAAAAGCTACAACAACAACTTAAAATGACAGTTTTATATGTAACCCATGACCAAACAGAAGCTATGAGTATGGCTGATCATATTATTTTATTAAATAAAGGAGAAATAGAACAACAAGGAACACCACAAGAATTATATGAAAATGTTGCATCTACTTTTGTAGGTAAATTTATAGGAACTCCTCCTATGAATATAATAAAAGTAAAAATAGAAGGTACAAAAATATTTATAGATGACCAAGAATTTAAATCTACTTACTCAAACCGTATTTCCAATAAAACAAATTTCTTTGGAATAAGACCTGAAGATATATTCTTTGTAAAAGAAAAAGAAGGTATAGAAGCTAAAGTTATTTTTCAAGACTATCATGGTTCTGACACAATATTAGGTATTCAAACATTAAAAAATGATTTAGAAAAACCTATTTTAGTGAGAAGTGACAAAAAAAACAACTATCAAATGGGAGATAGGGTTTGGGTAAATTGGCATGAATCAAAGATTAATTTTTTTGATTCTTTTGGTGAGAGAAGAGAAATCTTATCTTAA
- a CDS encoding DeoR/GlpR family DNA-binding transcription regulator yields MKPKERQAYILEKVRQEKSATVEELSKIFSVSVQSIRKDINFLCEEGLLRRTYGGVEMALQKDNISYDSRKIIHFDEKKIIAKLIAKQIPNNSSLFFSIGTTPEIIAKELINHKNLKIFTNNINVALVCCENSSFEVTLHGGLLRNKHRDIVGNDIENFFSSYRVDFGIYGVGAIEEDGSLLDFTQEECQAREAISKSSKKIFLVADYSKFGRNAYIRSGNISNVDSIFCDKKPPKNICKLLEKNRVEINYENE; encoded by the coding sequence ATGAAACCAAAAGAGAGACAAGCATACATCTTAGAAAAAGTTAGGCAAGAAAAATCTGCAACAGTGGAAGAGTTAAGCAAGATTTTTTCTGTATCTGTACAATCTATTAGAAAAGATATAAACTTTTTATGCGAAGAAGGACTTTTAAGAAGAACATATGGTGGTGTTGAAATGGCATTGCAAAAAGATAATATATCATATGATAGTAGAAAAATAATCCACTTTGATGAGAAAAAAATCATTGCAAAATTAATTGCAAAACAAATACCAAATAATTCCTCTTTATTTTTTTCTATTGGTACAACTCCTGAAATAATCGCAAAAGAATTAATCAATCATAAAAATCTAAAAATATTTACAAACAATATAAATGTTGCTCTTGTATGTTGTGAAAATTCATCTTTTGAAGTAACACTTCATGGTGGATTATTAAGAAATAAACACAGAGACATAGTTGGAAATGATATTGAAAATTTTTTTAGTTCTTATCGTGTTGATTTTGGGATATATGGTGTTGGTGCAATAGAAGAAGATGGTTCTTTATTAGATTTTACCCAAGAAGAGTGTCAAGCTAGAGAAGCCATAAGTAAATCTAGTAAAAAAATATTTTTAGTGGCTGATTACTCTAAATTTGGAAGAAATGCCTATATAAGAAGTGGAAATATTTCAAATGTTGATTCTATCTTTTGTGATAAAAAACCTCCAAAAAATATCTGTAAGTTATTAGAAAAAAATCGTGTAGAAATAAACTATGAAAATGAATAG
- a CDS encoding TetR/AcrR family transcriptional regulator yields MSAKEEKKNSIIQNSLILFAKKGFYNTTIPDIAKAMSMSVGNMYNYFSSKEELAKVAIKYSTNIMADDLRKINNMDISSKEKLYLFIKNYLNNVKNSPEVIDYFLRVYLSNREVFKEGCEGFLCVGEFVTEVMILLDDGAQKKEFREQEFFPAFGMLMGSLGGFAFMNGENVLEKDLLEYSDSIAENIYRALKYDENL; encoded by the coding sequence ATGTCTGCAAAAGAAGAGAAAAAAAATAGTATTATTCAAAATTCATTGATATTATTTGCAAAAAAAGGTTTTTATAATACAACTATTCCAGATATAGCAAAAGCTATGAGTATGAGTGTTGGTAACATGTATAATTACTTTTCTTCAAAAGAAGAGTTAGCAAAAGTAGCCATAAAATATTCTACAAATATTATGGCAGATGACTTGCGAAAAATTAATAATATGGATATTAGTTCAAAAGAAAAGTTATATTTGTTTATTAAAAATTATTTAAATAATGTTAAAAACTCGCCTGAAGTTATAGATTACTTTTTAAGGGTTTATTTATCTAATAGAGAAGTTTTTAAAGAAGGTTGTGAGGGATTCTTATGCGTAGGTGAATTTGTAACTGAAGTTATGATTTTACTTGATGATGGAGCTCAGAAAAAAGAGTTTAGAGAACAAGAATTTTTCCCTGCCTTTGGTATGTTAATGGGAAGTTTAGGTGGATTTGCATTTATGAATGGTGAAAATGTATTAGAAAAAGATTTATTAGAATATTCTGATTCTATTGCAGAAAATATTTATAGAGCATTAAAATATGATGAAAATCTATAA